One Thermodesulfovibrionales bacterium genomic region harbors:
- a CDS encoding TlpA family protein disulfide reductase produces the protein MRWKGFLLLLIFFVFLSCKRAVIQEGKALPDLSFKNINGELIRLHDLKGKVLIIEFWATWCEACREAVPDLIEIYKSNRDKGFELISVSIDEGGDYIKRIKDFIDEYKIPYPVAVDGITLSRKFGVYTIPSIFIVNRDGILVKRFPGYFPDFANRIDNEIKRLL, from the coding sequence ATGAGATGGAAGGGTTTTTTACTTCTTCTTATATTCTTTGTATTCCTTTCCTGCAAAAGAGCAGTTATTCAGGAAGGTAAGGCCCTTCCGGATCTATCCTTTAAAAATATCAATGGAGAACTCATAAGGCTTCACGATCTTAAAGGTAAAGTTTTAATTATTGAATTCTGGGCAACCTGGTGTGAGGCCTGCAGAGAAGCTGTTCCTGATCTGATAGAGATATATAAAAGTAACAGGGATAAAGGTTTTGAGCTCATTTCAGTATCGATTGATGAGGGTGGAGATTATATTAAAAGGATAAAGGATTTTATAGATGAATATAAGATCCCTTATCCTGTGGCGGTTGATGGTATTACTTTAAGCAGAAAATTCGGGGTTTATACAATCCCTTCTATATTTATAGTTAACAGGGACGGGATACTGGTGAAGAGATTTCCTGGTTATTTTCCTGACTTTGCAAATAGGATAGATAATGAAATAAAGAGGTTATTATAA
- the rpsP gene encoding 30S ribosomal protein S16, with product MVKIRLMRMGAHKRPFYRIVVADSRTRRDGPYIELLGTYDPLKNSEVRLDKEKVKEWLQKGAQPTESVKRLLTRAGL from the coding sequence GTGGTAAAGATAAGATTGATGAGAATGGGTGCGCACAAGAGGCCTTTTTACAGGATTGTTGTTGCTGATTCAAGAACACGAAGGGATGGTCCCTATATTGAACTTCTTGGAACCTATGATCCTCTGAAGAATTCAGAGGTAAGGCTTGATAAAGAAAAGGTTAAAGAATGGTTACAGAAAGGTGCACAGCCAACAGAATCTGTTAAAAGACTTTTAACTAGAGCGGGCCTGTAG
- a CDS encoding KH domain-containing protein: protein MLKGLVESMAKALVDKPEEVSVKEVDGEKTTVFELRVAQSDLGKVIGKQGKTARAMRAILSAAGTKIGKRCVLEILE, encoded by the coding sequence ATGCTGAAGGGATTAGTTGAGAGTATGGCAAAGGCTCTGGTTGACAAACCAGAGGAGGTAAGTGTTAAGGAGGTGGATGGGGAAAAGACCACTGTATTTGAGCTCAGGGTTGCGCAGAGTGATCTCGGAAAGGTGATAGGAAAGCAGGGAAAGACTGCTCGTGCCATGAGGGCAATACTGAGTGCCGCTGGAACAAAGATTGGTAAGCGCTGCGTACTTGAGATTCTTGAATAG
- the ffh gene encoding signal recognition particle protein has translation MFEALTEKLEHIFKKLRGRGILKEEDVEQALREVRIALLEADVNYKVVKDFISSVKQRAVGSSILESLTPGQQVIKIVHEELIALMGSSDSKIKLAANPPTIIMMVGLQGSGKTTTSAKLANYYKSEGRRPMLVAADIKRPAAIEQLITLGTQLGIPVFYSKLADDPVKICEESIIKAKTDARDIVILDTAGRLHIDEELMEELKKIKEKTSPHEILLVVDAMTGQEAVNVASSFNERLSITGIVLTKMDGDARGGAALSMRAVTGRPIKFIGTGERLNAIEPFYAERIASRILGMGDVLSLIEKVQKTYDIKEAERLEKKVREDDFDLDDLRLQIRKIKSMGSLESLLSMIPGFNKLKGINIDTKEFVKIEAIINSMTPQERRNPSILNGSRRRRIALGSGTTVADVNRLLKQYNEMKKLMKAFKGKKGMRLPNILPL, from the coding sequence ATGTTTGAGGCATTAACAGAAAAGCTTGAGCATATATTTAAAAAACTCAGGGGGAGAGGTATCCTCAAGGAGGAGGATGTTGAACAGGCTTTGAGAGAGGTTCGTATTGCCCTTCTTGAGGCAGATGTGAATTATAAGGTCGTTAAGGATTTTATCTCTTCTGTAAAACAGAGAGCTGTTGGCAGCAGTATCCTTGAAAGTCTTACCCCTGGACAGCAGGTAATAAAGATTGTTCATGAAGAGCTGATTGCTCTTATGGGCTCTTCAGATTCTAAAATAAAGCTTGCTGCCAATCCACCTACGATTATCATGATGGTTGGGCTTCAGGGTTCAGGGAAGACTACAACTTCAGCAAAGCTTGCAAATTATTATAAATCTGAGGGCAGAAGACCCATGCTAGTTGCAGCAGATATCAAAAGACCTGCTGCAATTGAGCAGCTAATAACCCTTGGAACCCAGCTCGGAATCCCTGTATTTTATTCAAAGCTAGCAGATGATCCAGTTAAGATCTGTGAAGAATCAATTATAAAAGCAAAAACTGATGCCCGTGATATAGTGATACTTGATACCGCAGGTCGTCTTCATATAGATGAGGAGCTGATGGAGGAATTAAAGAAGATAAAGGAGAAGACCTCACCTCACGAGATCTTACTCGTTGTGGATGCCATGACAGGCCAGGAGGCTGTGAATGTTGCTTCTTCCTTTAATGAAAGATTATCCATAACAGGGATAGTACTCACAAAAATGGATGGAGATGCAAGAGGCGGGGCAGCTCTTTCTATGAGGGCCGTGACCGGAAGACCCATTAAGTTTATAGGAACAGGTGAAAGGCTTAACGCAATAGAGCCTTTTTATGCCGAGAGGATTGCCTCAAGGATTCTCGGCATGGGAGATGTCCTGAGCCTGATAGAGAAGGTTCAAAAGACATATGATATTAAGGAAGCAGAAAGACTTGAAAAGAAGGTTAGGGAGGATGATTTTGATCTTGATGACCTGAGACTCCAGATAAGAAAGATAAAAAGTATGGGTTCGCTCGAGAGCCTCCTGAGCATGATTCCAGGTTTTAATAAACTGAAAGGAATTAATATAGATACAAAGGAGTTTGTAAAGATAGAGGCCATAATAAATTCCATGACTCCTCAGGAAAGGAGGAATCCTTCAATACTGAATGGAAGCAGAAGGAGAAGAATTGCACTTGGAAGTGGCACAACCGTGGCTGATGTAAATAGACTTTTAAAACAGTACAATGAGATGAAGAAGTTAATGAAGGCCTTTAAAGGCAAGAAAGGCATGAGGCTTCCAAATATACTGCCATTATGA